In Thermococcus sp. 21S7, the genomic window CCACCAGCGCGAAAGCTGGAGACACTACGAGTCCTGCCAGAACGTTGCTGAATGGGCCTAAAAGCACCATCGGAATCGCTAGGAGTATCAGAACCAGTAGCAGTACGACGAAAACCAGAATCTCGGAAGCGGCGAGGGCGGGGATCGCGCGGAGGCCTGAGGTTAGCGAGTCCCGGAGCCTTCTTTCGGTCCCGGCTGAGAGGCCAACGGCAAAATCCACCATGGAGTATCCGAAGCCTAACGTGACCAGAAAGACGAATATCGCGAAGAGGATGAACGCGGGCAGTCCGCGTTTCAGGTCTTCCCTTGTCCTCAGGTACTCATTGTACGTGTCCTCGTAAACTATCAAGTCGCCCGCGGTCACCGTGGACTCGTTCGGCCTGTAGTACTCGTCATCGCATTTCATCCCGTGGGATTCGAAGAAGTCGGGATTTGTATCAAGGACTCTGTGGCAGACTATGGCGTCGTTTTCCTTGGTCATCCGTTCCGTTATTTCCCTGAGCCGTGAATAGGTCTGAAGCGGGCCGTTGATGAGGGGAAACGGAAGTGCGTAGGTCACCAGAAGCGCCAGGAGTAGCAGGGCGAAGAATTTCCTATTCCTGAGTGTTGCGGATACGTCCAGGCTGACAGTTTCCATAGTTACATCAGTAGATAGTATTAACGTGGAGCCTTTTAAGCTTTTCCTCACCCCACCAACAAAGCTTTTAAGCACTCACCAATCAACCAACGACATAACCGGTGGAGGTTTTGCCATGACAAAGTTCATATTCGTCACTGGTGGTGTCGTCAGCGGTCTTGGAAAGGGTATAACCAGCGCTTCCCTCGGAATGCTCATGAAGGCGAGGGGCTTCAGAACGACCAACATCAAGATAGACCCCTACCTCAACTACGACGCCGGGACGATGAACCCATATCAGCACGGCGAGGTCTTCGTGCTTGACGACGGCGGTGAGGTTGACCTTGACCTCGGCAACTACGAGCGCTTTCTGGACACCAGCCTGACCTTTGACCACAACATAACCACTGGAAAGGTCTATTCCGCGGTCATTGAAAAGGAGCGCAGGGGAGACTACCTGGGCGCGACCGTTCAGGTTATCCCCCACATCACCAACGAGATAAAGGAGCGCATAAGGGAGATAGCCCGCGACCACGACGTCGTTGTCGTCGAGATTGGCGGAACCGTCGGCGACATAGAGAGCATGCCCTTCCTTGAGGCTGCCCGTCAGATGCAGCTGGAGGAGGGGAGGGAGAACGTCGCCTTTGTCCACGTTACCTACGTGCCGAAGCTCAAGGTCGTTGGCGAGCAGAAGACGAAGCCGACCCAGCACAGCGTCAAGGAGCTTAGAAGCCTTGGAATCCAGCCCGATGCCATAGTTGCCCGCTCGGAGGATCCGCTTGAGGAGAGCGCCAGGAGGAAGATAAGCCTCTTCACCAACGTTCCGCCGGAGGCCGTCATAAGCGCCTACGACGTTGAGGATACCTACGAGGTTCCGCTCATGCTTGAAAAGGAGGGCCTCGCGAGGTACATCACCAAGAGGCTCGGTCTTCCGGAGGCGGAGCCCGAACTCGACGCTTGGCGCGAGATGGTCGAGAGGTACAAGTCCCTGGAGGACACCGTTGAGATTGCCGTGGTTGGGAAGTACGTCAAGCTTGCGGATTCGTACCTCAGCATAAAGGAGGCCCTGAAGCACTCAAGTGTCGCCAACGGCGTGAAGGTGAGGATACGCTGGATCGAGGCGGAGGACCTTGAGAAGAGCGGCACAAAGCTCCTCGAAGGTGTTGACGGCATAATAGTTCCCGGCGGCTTCGGGGCGCGCGGAACCGAGGGCAAGATGCTCGCGGCCCGCTACGCGAGGGAGAACGACATACCTTTCCTTGGGATATGCTTCGGCTTCCAGCTCACGGTTGTTGAGTTTGCGCGCAACGTTCTGGGGCTTGCGGGTGCGCACTCAACGGAGATTGATCCCCAGACGCCTCATCCCGTCGTTGATTTGATGCCGGAACAGAGGGGGCTCGACAAGCTCGGCGGAACGATGCGCCTCGGTGCATATCCCGTTAAGGTAAGGGCAGGAACCCTCGCGAGGGAGATCTACGGGAAGGATCTGATCTACGAGCGTCACAGGCACCGCTGGGAGGTTAACCCGGATTACATAGAGAAGTTTGAGAAGGCCGGCCTGGTCTTCAGCGGAATAGCTGGGGACGATGAGAGAAGGATGGAGATACTTGAGCTTCCGGATAAGAGGTACTTCATAGCAACCCAGTTCCACCCGGAGTTCAAGTCCAGGCCTATGAACCCGGCGCCGGTATTCAGAGGGCTTGTCAAGGCCGCAAAAGAAAAGAAGTACGGGGCTTAAACCTCTATTCCCAGTTCTTTCAGCTCTTCATCCACCTTTTTGAGCTCTTCCATCTTCTGCAGCTCCCTGTAGAACGCGACCCCTCCAACGCAGACGAACTCTATCATGAGGGCATTGAACGGCGCCTGGAGGAACTGAACGATGTACTTTGCAGCCTCCTCCGAGGCCACGGCGTCTGCCACGAGGGTGATGGGACTCGAAACGGCCAGTACTGCAATGATCCCCACCCAGAGCAGGAAACCAAACGCGAGGCTGCTTGAAACGTTTCTGAACGTCAGTCCGAAGGCTTCGAAAGCCGCACTGAGCCTTCCCTTGTCCACGTAGAGTGGAACGGCCACGGCGCTCAGGCTTGTGGTGATTGCCATGATGAGCACCAGGAGGAGTATGCCGATAATTATCAGGATTAGGCCCGCCGGCAGGAAGAACGCTCCAGCGACCATTGGGATGACCGCGATTCCTGCCATGCCGAGGGAGACCATCATAAAGAGAAGGCTGATCACCACGACGCCGGGTATGTGCTTCACCCCGTCGATCAGCAGCTCCCCCAGCCTGTAATTTTCCCCGGAGTAATGCAGCAGTGCTCCCCTGGTCGTGGCGTACTGGGCGGCTGAACCCAGTATGAAGCTTATCAGTGTCAGCAGTGCGGCGGTTTTGGCAAGCTCCTTTAGGTATCCGAGAAATTCGTCCTCAAGATTGATGTCGCTTCCGTACTCCTCCACCACCACGTTGCCGTGGCTTTCGTAGCCGG contains:
- a CDS encoding CTP synthase — translated: MTKFIFVTGGVVSGLGKGITSASLGMLMKARGFRTTNIKIDPYLNYDAGTMNPYQHGEVFVLDDGGEVDLDLGNYERFLDTSLTFDHNITTGKVYSAVIEKERRGDYLGATVQVIPHITNEIKERIREIARDHDVVVVEIGGTVGDIESMPFLEAARQMQLEEGRENVAFVHVTYVPKLKVVGEQKTKPTQHSVKELRSLGIQPDAIVARSEDPLEESARRKISLFTNVPPEAVISAYDVEDTYEVPLMLEKEGLARYITKRLGLPEAEPELDAWREMVERYKSLEDTVEIAVVGKYVKLADSYLSIKEALKHSSVANGVKVRIRWIEAEDLEKSGTKLLEGVDGIIVPGGFGARGTEGKMLAARYARENDIPFLGICFGFQLTVVEFARNVLGLAGAHSTEIDPQTPHPVVDLMPEQRGLDKLGGTMRLGAYPVKVRAGTLAREIYGKDLIYERHRHRWEVNPDYIEKFEKAGLVFSGIAGDDERRMEILELPDKRYFIATQFHPEFKSRPMNPAPVFRGLVKAAKEKKYGA
- a CDS encoding DUF4013 domain-containing protein, whose amino-acid sequence is MGAMDAFVKTFSLMVEARKLYIPALVFSLILAPIAAYLLPEPHFDYTPGYESHGNVVVEEYGSDINLEDEFLGYLKELAKTAALLTLISFILGSAAQYATTRGALLHYSGENYRLGELLIDGVKHIPGVVVISLLFMMVSLGMAGIAVIPMVAGAFFLPAGLILIIIGILLLVLIMAITTSLSAVAVPLYVDKGRLSAAFEAFGLTFRNVSSSLAFGFLLWVGIIAVLAVSSPITLVADAVASEEAAKYIVQFLQAPFNALMIEFVCVGGVAFYRELQKMEELKKVDEELKELGIEV